In the Aneurinibacillus soli genome, one interval contains:
- a CDS encoding hydroxymethylglutaryl-CoA lyase, with the protein MSDRVSLFEVGPRDGLQNEKETVSTLRKVELIERLVSAGLQKVEATSFVNPKWIPQLADAVEVLEQVRREPGVLYSALVPNLKGLERARQTRMEEVAVFMSSSEAHNKSNINKTIEETFPVLREVVEAARAAGMRVRGYVSTAFGCPYEGEVPLASVTRVTQELFDMGVYEVSIGDTIGVGTPIVVRERFAALAAEFGAERLAGHFHDTRGTGLANVYAALEAGIRTFDSSIGGLGGCPYAPGASGNISTEDVVYMLHGMGIETGVSFEKLIEAGLFMEETLGRTLPSRVLQAMKHTVEGECGNGYTADKANA; encoded by the coding sequence ATGAGCGACCGGGTGAGCCTATTTGAAGTGGGACCGCGTGACGGACTACAGAACGAAAAAGAAACGGTGTCCACGCTACGTAAAGTTGAACTGATTGAGCGATTAGTCAGTGCTGGTCTACAAAAAGTAGAAGCGACTTCATTTGTGAATCCAAAATGGATTCCGCAGCTGGCTGATGCCGTAGAGGTACTAGAACAAGTACGGCGGGAGCCTGGTGTTCTGTATAGCGCGCTCGTTCCGAATCTTAAAGGGCTTGAGCGCGCTCGGCAGACGCGGATGGAAGAAGTTGCAGTGTTCATGTCGTCCAGTGAGGCGCATAACAAAAGTAACATCAACAAAACAATCGAAGAAACCTTTCCTGTACTGCGGGAAGTGGTAGAAGCAGCCCGAGCGGCTGGCATGCGGGTGCGCGGGTATGTGTCCACCGCATTCGGCTGTCCGTATGAAGGAGAAGTACCGCTTGCGTCTGTTACGCGGGTTACCCAAGAGCTATTCGATATGGGTGTGTATGAGGTGTCGATTGGCGATACGATCGGTGTCGGCACACCGATCGTGGTGCGGGAGCGCTTTGCTGCTCTTGCGGCTGAATTCGGAGCGGAGCGGCTGGCCGGGCATTTTCATGATACACGCGGCACAGGTCTTGCCAATGTATATGCGGCGCTTGAAGCAGGAATTCGCACATTTGACAGCTCGATTGGTGGACTTGGCGGTTGTCCGTATGCGCCGGGAGCATCCGGCAATATTTCGACGGAAGACGTAGTTTATATGCTGCATGGCATGGGGATTGAAACGGGTGTATCGTTCGAGAAGCTAATCGAAGCTGGGCTGTTTATGGAAGAGACGCTCGGACGCACGCTGCCGTCACGCGTGCTGCAAGCAATGAAACATACTGTGGAAGGGGAATGCGGCAATGGATACACAGCAGACAAAGCAAACGCTTGA
- a CDS encoding acyl-CoA carboxylase subunit beta has protein sequence MDTQQTKQTLEKALQERIEQIQKGGAEKYHAKNKEQNKLFVRDRLQLLFDDEYQIEDALFANSLAGDLPADGVVTAIGRVNGQKVCVMANDSTVKAGSWGSRTVEKIIRIQETAMKLRVPMIYLVDSAGARITDQIEMFPGRRGAGRIFYNQVKMSGMVPQVCVLFGPSAAGGAYIPAFCDIVIMVEGNASMYLGSPRMAEMVIGEKVTLEEMGGARMHCTVSGCGDVLVPSEQEAIASARQYLSYFPANCQQKPPVVEAKTPKADSRTVEAIVPTNQNAPFDMYELIHAIIDEDSFYEIKKLFAAELVTGFARMDGKVVGIIANQPRVKGGVLFVDSADKSARFMTLCDAFGIPLLFLADVPGFMIGTKVERAGIIRHGAKMISAMSEATVPRISVIVRKAYGAGLYAMSGPAFEPDCCLALPTAQIAVMGPEAAVNAVYSNKINAIEDPKERQAFIMEKRKEYQEDIDIYRLASEMIIDGIIEGSRLRAELIDRLEAYSSKQLTFSERKHPVYPV, from the coding sequence ATGGATACACAGCAGACAAAGCAAACGCTTGAGAAGGCACTGCAGGAGCGCATCGAACAGATTCAGAAAGGCGGAGCGGAGAAATACCATGCCAAAAACAAAGAGCAGAATAAGCTGTTTGTACGCGACCGCTTGCAGCTGTTATTTGATGATGAATACCAGATTGAAGATGCGCTGTTTGCGAACAGTCTGGCAGGCGATCTGCCAGCAGATGGTGTTGTGACAGCGATTGGCCGTGTGAATGGTCAGAAAGTGTGTGTCATGGCAAATGATTCAACCGTTAAAGCGGGATCATGGGGCTCACGCACCGTTGAAAAGATCATTCGTATCCAGGAAACGGCGATGAAGCTACGTGTACCGATGATTTATCTCGTGGATTCCGCTGGTGCACGCATTACGGATCAGATTGAGATGTTCCCGGGCCGCCGCGGGGCGGGGCGTATTTTCTACAATCAAGTAAAAATGTCTGGCATGGTGCCACAAGTATGTGTGCTGTTCGGGCCGTCTGCGGCGGGTGGTGCGTACATTCCGGCATTTTGTGATATTGTGATCATGGTAGAGGGCAATGCGAGTATGTATCTTGGCTCACCGCGCATGGCTGAGATGGTGATCGGTGAGAAAGTCACGCTCGAAGAAATGGGCGGCGCTCGTATGCACTGCACGGTGAGCGGTTGTGGTGATGTACTTGTGCCATCTGAACAGGAAGCAATTGCATCGGCTCGCCAGTATTTGTCGTATTTCCCGGCGAACTGTCAGCAGAAGCCGCCGGTTGTAGAAGCGAAAACGCCAAAAGCAGATAGCCGTACAGTTGAAGCGATTGTGCCGACGAATCAGAATGCACCATTTGATATGTATGAACTCATCCATGCGATTATTGATGAAGACTCATTCTATGAAATCAAAAAACTGTTCGCTGCCGAGCTTGTGACCGGGTTTGCCCGCATGGACGGCAAAGTGGTCGGCATCATCGCCAACCAGCCGCGTGTCAAAGGCGGTGTGTTGTTTGTTGACTCCGCTGATAAATCAGCACGCTTCATGACGCTGTGTGATGCATTTGGCATTCCGCTTCTGTTCCTTGCTGACGTTCCGGGATTTATGATCGGAACAAAAGTGGAACGTGCAGGCATTATCCGTCATGGAGCAAAGATGATCTCGGCGATGTCGGAAGCGACTGTCCCACGAATTTCCGTTATCGTTCGTAAAGCGTATGGAGCCGGGTTGTATGCGATGTCGGGTCCAGCATTCGAACCGGATTGTTGCCTGGCTCTTCCGACCGCTCAGATAGCCGTTATGGGTCCGGAAGCGGCTGTTAACGCTGTGTATAGTAATAAAATTAACGCGATTGAAGATCCGAAAGAGCGCCAGGCATTCATTATGGAGAAACGCAAGGAATATCAGGAAGATATTGATATTTATCGTCTTGCATCCGAAATGATTATTGACGGCATTATTGAAGGCAGTCGCCTGCGTGCTGAGCTGATTGACCGCCTGGAGGCGTATAGCAGCAAACAGCTGACATTCTCTGAGCGTAAGCATCCTGTTTATCCTGTGTAA
- a CDS encoding TetR/AcrR family transcriptional regulator, translating into MMKHIVANRESNDMSVSYQQRILAAANKIFIENGYRLADMRSIAKEAGIAVGTIYNYYPNKAVLYQAILDQQWEEFDRHINQIVTDLASSTREKLQHVTEHLFGFVARHMSMWREIIDDPQRDDFQLLDEGHKAQQKAHNQLKEHLRRVFSEHKPEPSWIVERHILAYMAAVTHIGMLFPNETEQNIKYIMGMIDNMPRLST; encoded by the coding sequence ATGATGAAGCATATTGTAGCAAATAGGGAGTCTAACGATATGAGCGTCTCTTATCAGCAGCGAATCTTAGCGGCTGCGAATAAAATTTTTATTGAAAATGGCTATCGCTTGGCTGATATGCGATCCATTGCTAAAGAGGCAGGGATTGCGGTTGGAACGATCTATAATTACTATCCGAACAAGGCTGTGTTGTATCAGGCGATTCTAGACCAGCAGTGGGAAGAATTTGACCGCCACATTAATCAGATCGTAACGGATTTGGCATCTTCAACCCGTGAGAAGTTACAGCATGTTACGGAGCACTTATTTGGCTTTGTGGCACGCCATATGAGCATGTGGCGTGAGATTATCGACGATCCGCAGCGTGATGATTTTCAACTGCTTGATGAAGGACATAAGGCACAGCAGAAGGCACACAATCAATTAAAAGAGCACTTGCGTCGCGTGTTCAGCGAGCATAAGCCGGAGCCGTCATGGATTGTGGAGCGGCATATTCTGGCGTACATGGCCGCCGTTACGCATATCGGCATGTTGTTTCCGAATGAAACGGAACAAAATATCAAGTATATTATGGGCATGATTGATAACATGCCCCGTCTGTCCACATAG
- the bshC gene encoding bacillithiol biosynthesis cysteine-adding enzyme BshC, which produces MNNVQIESIKLPFGQNIVNDYIDYYPKTAELYPYHPYQQESYERRLRWLSEHPHENRAALVDGLLDWNTRVGNTHERVRENIEALSHPDTYTVVTGQQAGVLTGPLYTIHKAITALRIAEEQQRRLGVRVVPVFWIAGEDHDYEEANHVYVQTRSGEVCKQRLDYETEGRTSVTHLSIPQDVWQAYIDGFFAEQIETEFTGDLKAHLHTIAGESKTLTDFFARTIAWLFGEAGLILIDSAAPFVRVLEQDGFAQVIRRNEELNEAVAVQGQKLTALGYHRQVETERSSAQFFLYRNGERSGVERLADGTFRTRDGVVYTEEELLALLMNEPESFSANVVTRPLMQEWLLPVLAFVGGPGEVAYWGLYARMFDVFGLEMPPVVPRLSFSLLEGAVQKNMRKFELSTYDVLTKLAEKRDAYLVAQDTLHLDEKFAAVKRQMRALYTPLIEEASGIEQGLRPLGEKNLDKILEQVDFYAKRSQSAFVKKHESSLRQFDRIRTAVFPMDKPQERVYNVFGYLNKYGIGWFREFRSYPYDVTPEHLAVRVD; this is translated from the coding sequence ATGAACAACGTGCAAATCGAGTCGATCAAGCTTCCATTTGGACAAAACATCGTAAATGATTACATAGATTATTATCCAAAAACCGCGGAGTTATATCCGTATCATCCGTATCAACAGGAAAGCTATGAGCGCCGCCTGCGCTGGCTTTCTGAACATCCACACGAAAACCGTGCTGCGCTTGTGGACGGGCTTCTAGATTGGAATACAAGGGTAGGCAACACACATGAGCGTGTGAGAGAGAATATAGAGGCGCTCAGCCATCCTGATACGTACACGGTCGTCACCGGACAGCAGGCGGGCGTTCTGACCGGGCCGCTGTATACGATTCACAAGGCGATTACTGCACTTCGGATTGCGGAGGAACAGCAGAGACGACTTGGCGTACGTGTCGTTCCCGTATTCTGGATTGCAGGGGAAGATCATGACTACGAGGAAGCGAATCATGTATATGTGCAGACGAGAAGTGGAGAGGTTTGTAAGCAGCGTCTGGACTATGAAACAGAAGGGCGGACGTCTGTTACACATCTTTCGATTCCGCAGGATGTCTGGCAGGCGTATATCGATGGATTTTTTGCCGAGCAGATCGAAACAGAATTTACAGGCGACCTAAAAGCGCACCTGCATACAATAGCTGGGGAATCAAAGACACTGACAGATTTCTTTGCCCGGACGATTGCCTGGCTGTTCGGTGAGGCAGGGCTCATTCTGATTGATTCGGCGGCCCCGTTTGTCCGTGTGTTGGAACAGGATGGATTTGCCCAGGTCATTCGCCGAAACGAGGAATTGAATGAGGCGGTAGCGGTGCAGGGACAGAAGCTCACGGCACTTGGCTATCATCGCCAGGTGGAGACGGAGCGTTCCTCTGCCCAGTTTTTTCTGTATCGAAACGGGGAGCGCAGCGGTGTAGAACGGCTCGCAGATGGTACATTCCGCACGCGGGATGGTGTGGTGTATACGGAAGAAGAATTGCTCGCTCTGCTTATGAATGAGCCGGAATCGTTCAGTGCTAATGTGGTAACACGACCGCTTATGCAGGAATGGTTGCTGCCGGTGCTTGCGTTTGTCGGTGGGCCGGGGGAAGTCGCTTACTGGGGGCTGTATGCCCGCATGTTTGATGTATTCGGATTAGAGATGCCGCCGGTTGTGCCGCGTCTGTCGTTTAGCTTGCTGGAAGGTGCTGTACAGAAGAATATGCGCAAGTTTGAACTCAGCACGTACGATGTGTTGACGAAGCTTGCAGAGAAGCGGGATGCGTACCTTGTAGCGCAAGATACGCTGCATCTGGATGAAAAATTCGCGGCAGTAAAGCGACAGATGAGGGCGCTTTATACGCCTCTTATCGAAGAAGCATCCGGAATTGAGCAAGGATTACGTCCACTTGGCGAAAAAAATCTCGACAAAATTCTAGAGCAGGTCGACTTTTACGCCAAACGCAGTCAGTCAGCGTTCGTCAAAAAACACGAATCGTCCCTGCGACAGTTCGACCGTATTCGTACAGCGGTGTTCCCGATGGACAAACCGCAGGAACGCGTTTACAATGTATTTGGTTATCTTAATAAATATGGGATAGGGTGGTTCCGTGAATTCCGCTCGTATCCATACGATGTAACACCTGAACACCTCGCTGTACGCGTGGACTAA